In Duganella zoogloeoides, a single genomic region encodes these proteins:
- the astB gene encoding N-succinylarginine dihydrolase produces the protein MPAREFNFDGLVGPSHNYAGLSFGNVASFNNVKSASNPKLAALQGLAKMRALAARGFGQAVMPPQVRPNFRLLRSVGFTGTDAEVLAKAAKDAPVILASAYSASPMWTANAATVSPSADSADGRAHFTAANLNNKLHRAFEHTQSARSLRAIFADRKHFAVHDALPGTPAFGDEGAANHTRFAQDHGSAGVELFVYGRTEFDAAALAPKRFPARQTLEASQAVARLHGLSHERTVYVQQNPDVIDQGVFHNDVIAVGNGNVLFYHEQAFANEADAIERLRRAVGEVGAQFNPIRVATSQVAVADTVASYLFNSQLLTKDGGKMALVVPQECQENAAVARYLEGLLAEQGAIDELITFDLRQSMRNGGGPACLRLRVALTEAESLAMHQGVVMTEALYHTLVAWVEKHYRESLSPDDLADPQLAIEVCTALEDLSRILDLPDLYDLS, from the coding sequence TTCAACAACGTCAAGAGCGCGAGCAATCCCAAGCTGGCCGCCTTGCAGGGACTGGCCAAGATGCGCGCGCTGGCCGCGCGCGGCTTCGGCCAGGCCGTGATGCCGCCGCAGGTGCGCCCCAACTTCCGCCTGCTGCGCAGCGTGGGTTTTACCGGCACCGACGCCGAGGTGCTGGCCAAGGCTGCGAAAGACGCGCCGGTAATCCTGGCCAGCGCGTATTCGGCGTCACCGATGTGGACCGCGAATGCGGCGACCGTCAGTCCGTCGGCCGACAGCGCGGACGGGCGCGCGCATTTCACCGCCGCCAACCTGAACAACAAGCTGCACCGCGCCTTCGAGCACACGCAGTCGGCGCGCAGCCTGCGCGCCATCTTCGCCGATCGAAAACACTTTGCCGTGCACGATGCGCTGCCCGGTACCCCGGCGTTCGGCGACGAGGGCGCGGCCAACCACACGCGCTTTGCCCAGGACCATGGCAGTGCCGGCGTGGAGCTGTTCGTCTATGGCCGCACCGAGTTCGATGCGGCGGCGCTGGCGCCCAAGCGCTTCCCGGCGCGGCAAACGCTGGAAGCCTCGCAAGCCGTGGCGCGCCTGCATGGCTTGTCGCACGAGCGCACCGTGTACGTGCAGCAGAACCCCGACGTGATCGACCAGGGCGTGTTCCACAATGACGTGATCGCGGTCGGCAACGGCAATGTGCTGTTCTACCACGAGCAGGCGTTTGCCAATGAGGCGGACGCCATCGAGCGGCTGCGCCGCGCGGTGGGCGAGGTGGGAGCGCAGTTCAATCCGATTCGCGTGGCGACATCGCAGGTGGCGGTGGCCGACACCGTGGCCAGCTACCTGTTCAACAGCCAGCTGCTGACCAAGGATGGCGGCAAGATGGCGCTGGTGGTGCCGCAGGAATGCCAGGAAAACGCCGCCGTGGCGCGTTACCTGGAAGGCCTGCTGGCCGAGCAGGGCGCGATCGATGAACTGATCACGTTCGATCTGCGCCAGTCGATGCGCAACGGCGGCGGCCCGGCATGCCTGCGCCTGCGCGTGGCGCTGACCGAGGCGGAAAGCCTGGCCATGCACCAGGGCGTGGTGATGACCGAAGCGCTGTACCACACGCTGGTGGCGTGGGTGGAAAAGCACTACCGCGAGAGCCTGTCGCCGGATGACCTGGCCGACCCGCAACTGGCGATCGAGGTGTGCACGGCGCTGGAAGATTTGAGCCGGATCCTGGATTTGCCCGACCTGTACGATTTGAGTTGA